The following are from one region of the Silene latifolia isolate original U9 population chromosome 9, ASM4854445v1, whole genome shotgun sequence genome:
- the LOC141601026 gene encoding uncharacterized protein LOC141601026, translating to MSAMSKIIPELSKLEPLDGNNYKRWSQKLLVFFEQLKVDYVLFNDPPKPVVPTDVETTPTAATVVKTTDDAIKKFEKDNKTARCHLLNHMTNILFDLFAPNKSAKVIWDSLESKYRLDDAGKKKYVVGKWLQFIMEDGKPIVINEEMKLCVVFLANVLLEKFPPSRSDYRKVLKHKKKDMSLQELIGHMRIEEANRLNKSSC from the coding sequence ATGTCTGCCATGTCGAAAATTATTCCTGAACTGTCTAAACTCGAACCGTTAGATGGCAATAATTACAAACGTTGGTCCCAGAAATTGTTAGTGTTTTTTGAGCAATTAAAGGTCGATTATGTCCTCTTTAACGACCCGCCCAAACCTGTTGTTCCTACTGATGTTGAGACTACCCCTACTGCTGCTACTGTTGTTAAGACTACTGACGATGCTATAAAGAAATTCGAGAAAGACAACAAAACTGCTAGATGTCATTTGTTAAACCACATGACTAATATCCTGTTCGATTTGTTTGCACCAAATAAATCAGCTAAAGTCATTTGGGATTCCTTAGAGTCAAAATATCGATTGGATGACGCGGGGAAAAAGAAGTATGTGGTTGGGAAATGGCTTCAGTTTATTATGGAGGATGGTAAGCCTATAGTGATTAATGAAGAGATGAAATTATGTGTCGTTTTTCTTGCTAATGTGCTGCTGGAAAAATTCCCTCCTTCCCGGTCAGACTATAGAAAGGTTCTTAAGCATAAGAAAAAAGACATGTCCCTCCAAGAACTTATAGGACACATGAGGATTGAGGAGGCCAATCGCCTCAACAAGTCTTCCTGTTAA